The genomic stretch CAGAGCAGCAGACTTACCCTCCAGACAATTTTATCTAGAGATTCCAAAGAAGTGACTGGTAATAAAATGGCCAGGAAATGGTCTTTGGAAGAAAGGGGCAGTGATGAGGGTTCTGGGCACTGATACATGATGCCTTTTTAACTCCCTAAATCTCACTGCAAGTCATAATCCAAGTCACTAGGGTgtaggtatgtgtatatattttatacctGTGACAATAAAATGGcctaaattattttaagaattctGTCATCCAATGTtccattttcagaaattttagtCTACTTTTGGCTTTTCAAAGAACTTGAAAACAAAAAGGTAGGTAGGTTCTGAAGCATGATATGAACCAAACTTGATTGACTCAAAGATGTTGAAATTCAAAATTTGACTGTCCTCAAAAATATCTTTGCTTCATCTAATCCAATGCTGAAGTTTCCCTCTTCCTAAAATCTGTGAATTTCCCATCTGCTTTCCAATTGCCACCTCTGTGGAGATTCTAGTTTTAATGACTGCCGCCATGTTTCGATGGTGTGCATTTCTAGAAGACAATGTACCCAGTACGTTCAAGAGTATCTGGAAAGACAAAAGCCAAAGGTGAAGTATAGTGAAACTCTAACTGGCagttccattttatgttttgccATTAGACCTttcttacaaaagaaaagaaaagaaagaaagaaagaaaaaaagaaagagggaagtcgctcagtagtgtcggactctttgcaaccccatggaccgtaacctaccaggttcctctgtccatgggattttccaggcaagagtactggagtgggttgccatttccttctccagaggtaaTCACTCTTCTGTGCTATTATACATTTTCACACTTTGGACTATAatttctgttggttttttttttttaaacagttcttGAAGGAAATACTCCCAAGCCAGCTTGTAGCAGCAAGTAGAGGATCTTCATACCCTGATTAAGGGTGAGACAGCCATGATTATAGCTGCTCGTGGTAGATGGTGAGGCCTGAGCACAGTGCAACTGGAGACAGAGACACGGCTGTGGCCAGACACCACATCCTGAAGAGAGCGGGGACCTCAGAGAGCCTTGAATAAACCACAGCTTTGAGTAACAGGTCTCTGTTTCACTAAAGGTAACTGCTGGCTCGGGTGTGCAGTGAACTGGATAAAGGCTTCCACTGCCCCCTCATCCCACTCCCCCTTGAAGAAATAATTATCTTTTGAATGTGAAGTTCTAATGTGGACCACATAAGGCATGTCTTCTCTTACTGCACACCAGCCTCCCAATGCCCTCAGCTTCTGAGTCATCAGAGACAGGGCTTTAAAGACCCACTGTTGCCATTTTAGAAGACACTAAGCTGGTAGGTGAAAATAACTGTCTAGTTTAAGCACAATGGTACAGGTATGACTGAGCTGTTTTGTGTCCTCTGGGTTCTGGCTCTGAGGCAAGTTGAAAAGGGACCCTGTCCTAATCCCAGTGATCCACCAGGAAagcgttttttttttgtttttttttttgtttgtttttttttaggaaaGCTCTTATATTCCCCTGCTGAATATAGCTCACTGTGGATTGTCAAACTGCACTGGAGCATGCGTGCCCTTTGAACATCTAACATCTCAAAAGCAGGAAACTTCATACATGGCAGGACTTACACTCTGGGGAATTACTCTAATACCTCAAGGAGTAAATCATAAGGGTCAGAGCAGAACACTGAGGAAGCCAGTATTTGGCAGAGGATATAGGAAGTAATTAGAATGGTTAGGCAAGAGCATTTAGACTTGGAAACAGAAGCAGAACTTCAAAGAAGAGAAGCATGGGAAAGATGAATGAGAACCAAAGAAAACTAtaggtgacctaaatgagaaaagtccatggggtcactttgACAGAGAACTTGCAATTCTTGACATTTCTGCCTGAGCTATATTTCTGGTAATTCTCTGACATCCACACCTTTTACCAATTGCATGAATACTGCCCAGtgtcttagaaaaatataaataaaattttccttctatttcaaTTAGGGAACTcaaaatcactaaaataataaagACTTTATACTGATATTGACAGAATAAAAATTAGCTTAATGAAGTCCAAagttctccaagaaagaataaaattgggCTTGAGTTCTCCCAGTCAATTCTGCTACCTCAGAGCCTAGAAACCCTGTCTATGAATAAAAGTATTGAAAACTTGACTCTAGTTTACTTATCCTTATTGACTCTAAAAAAACCAGTAATTGCTGCTAAGGGAGAGGGtgaggttggaaaaaaaaaaatccaaatatgtACCTTAAAGTAAATTTACTAGCTGTGCCGTGTTGGGCATGTTACACTTCTTCAGTGACCTCCACACACTACTGGAAACACAGCAGTAACTCCAACAAACATTTGTGAAATGAACCGCACTGTTTAAGAAAACtacagagcattaaaaaaaaaatcaaaatagaggAAGAAAAGGTGAAAATTACACCTGTCCAGGCATTCTTGCCAGATAAATTATGTCATCTGACTATCATTTTAAGCAGTACTTCTGACTCTTCCTTGGTTCAATGGCTGATTGCCATCTGTGGTAGCCAGCATCCAAGATGGCTCCCAACGACCATCATCTGCTGATATTTATACCTCCCACACTGAATCACTGCTGGCTTTAGGCGACCAACAGAATACTGCAGAAGTGATGGTGTTGACTTTAGAggccagattttaaaaaaaggcattGAAACCATGGCCTTGTTCTCTTCAATTACTTGCTCTGTGAGGACAGATGGCTACGCGACCTTGGGCAACTTACGTGACTTTTCTGAGGTTCAgttttcctcacctataaaatgaagatacttATTTCATAGTATTATTTCACAGAGTATTGTGAAGACTAAATAAGACATGCATGTAAAGCGTTTAACaggatgcctggcacataacaggcTTTCATTAAATGAGGCTAATACTAGTGGCGGTGGTGACAGAAGCCGCAGTAGCAGCAATTTATTGGATGTGAGATGCAAAGGGAAGAGAGGAATCAAGGGTGATTCCTAGGTTTTGAGCTTGAAtaactgaagaagtgatgctatCATCTACTGAGTTTGGGGACAATGGAAGATAAGTTGTAGAGAGTAAGgacattcttttttcttgggcCGAAGGTGCTTAACCCTCAAAAAGGTAGTACCAAAATTATCTTTTGATCACTTATAAACAGGATTCCTTTTACAGTCTTTCTTCTCTAAATTAtttcaaactgttttctaaaaattttattaattggtagaaaattgctttacaattttgtgttggtttctgccgtacaacaatgcaaatcagtctatatatatcccttccctccctctctctatcctacccttctaggtcatcacagagtgccaggctgcgctccctgtgttatttagcaacttcccactatttTACACGtgatagtgtatgtatgtcaaaactactttctcaatttgttccACACGCCCCCtctgtgtctacaagtccattctctactaggttcatcagtaccacttttctagatttcatatatatgtgttaatatacgatacttgtttttctctttctgacttacttcactttgtaaaagagcctctaggttcatccacctcactacaactgacacaaattcattcctttttatggccaaataatattccattgtataaatttatcacaatttctttatccattcatctgttgatggacatctagactATTTTTTGTTCTAAATAATTTCTTCCTGGAACATGAAaaattgttgaaataaaaatgataggaATTCCAGAGGCCAGACTACTTCAATCAATGGCCATGTAACCCCAGATGAGTCACTGTTCTTAATTAAATGATGGCAAGCATTGCAAAGATGAGTAACAGCAGAACAAAATCCAgacactcaggtagtcctcattattattttaaagagaaatattagCAAGCATTCAGGTGAATTTATCCAATCAACAAGAAATAAGATAGCATGACGGGTTATGAGAAATGGCAaagtatatttcttaattttaaatgaagattGTTACAGATAACTGAAGTGCTTGAGCCTGATGAAATTAGATTGCTGTTCCCATCCTCAGACTCCCACTGGTTTAACTATGGTACTTAGCGTTCATTTAGTTAATAGTTAATAGACTGATGAAACAATCCTGTACCTCAAATTGGTTTCACAGTTCTTTATATTGTAATATAACTATTGATTTGAGGCATATTTGGTCTTCAGTTCTGGCACTTTCCAGGATTTCCCAAATTCATAATGAAATGCTCCAATGTACTGCTTTTGAATCTGAATGGAGGCAGCAGAGGACAATCTGAAGTAGAATGGGTCAGTCTAttggggaaatggcaacctatgcaagtattcttgctgggatgatcccatggacagaggagcctggtgggctacagtccatggggtcgcaaagagttggacatgacagagcaactgagtgcatgtgcacacacaccccccgcccccccaagaTGAGACCAAAACCCTTGAGTGTAGTCTGTGCTTACAGTGTACTGCTCTGGGCCTCACTTCTTTATCCCCCAGTTCTATATTTGATTCCAGTAACCTCCTACAAGTAAAACAACTTTGAATTCTGCTTCCCTTTATTTACAATAAAGCTGAGTTGCAAATAAGCCATCCACAAATGATTTTACAGATAAGTTTGTACCAATATTTTAGAGGGTTACTATGGAATGGTTTCCTCTACCACTGTATTTTTACAAAAGTAACTAGCCACGGGGACTAAACCTTTGAACTTAACTTCTGCCAAGCATGCTAATGAAGCTAAGTGAGGTGTAACCGGTTCATGAAATAATAATAAGGAAGCACAGTATATATATTGTCCACCAACTTCCTCCCGCTATAGAAATAgagaaatgagttttttttttttgagaaggtaGTTGCTACATTCACCATAACTATCGAATTTCTTCAATACAGcgtttaatttcctttcttcccacTGTAGTTGGTGTCATGCAAGAATCTATTCTCCTTGAGTAAAACTGAAAGATAATGGAAGACTAATGATCAGAGAATTATAAATCTGAAATTGAGCATCACCACCCTGAACAACAGAGCCTTGTCTGGCATAAACTACTGATACAGGTAAGACTGATCACTCAGTTTGAGCTTAAAAGTTAACTCTTTATATAAAAACTCTAACAGgattaaaatgtttacattttaagacTGATCACTAAGAAAGGTCAGCATATTAATTATGTAGGTAACCGTTAGTAGCTAAAGTTAGAATTGTAGATGTCTTTCATTTGTCAAATTAGCAGAGGTACAATGTGTTACAGGACTGATTCAAGACAGGCATTCTGCTGAGCAGAACGCAGACTTGCACACATTTTCTAGAGAGCCATTCTGTATATGTAACATGTGATTGTTATTTGATTTCTTAAGCCTTATGGtttctaaattttagaaaataattatctaGCAGTTTTATAATCAAACTTTACTTTTAAAGGAGAGGTACCTAAGAGATACAAGCTTGATGTTTGGCAAGCTAAAGATGGTCAACTAGTTGCTGTCTGTTATCCTGAAGGTGCCTCTAGAGTCTCAAGGTCATCCATGCGATAAAGCTAGCCTCTGTGAAGGTCTTTTTACCTCTCCTCTGTTCTGAAGCATGTGCTAGGGTGAAATAGAAAAGCAAGGCAATGGTAATGAATAAGATGGTGACAGATGCTCTAGTGGTggtctagcttttttttttttaaagaatactatCCATTAATACAAAAGCACCACCTTTATAGATTTTAGAACCCAATGCATTTTCTATACAAGGCAGTAGCTAgtgtttttctttaacatcatcaCAAAAGGAAGTTCCATTCTTTATGTAATATAAATAACCACTTTGATCagataattgtttttcttaagaaataaacTGGCTAATTTCACTCTctgatttttaaatcaatttccaTTTGCCAGGCTGTACTGGACTCAGATACAAACTCACTCTGAAGCATATGcatcattttctaaataaaaattgcaAAGCAACAAAATAACATGATAGACACTGGTAGACATTAAGGGTCTTAGTATTTGAACCTACAGATAACCAAGCTTTCAAGCCTTTGAGTGAAGATTGgtttaaaaagtaatttcaaaaatacagtggtATATTTTGGGAAAAATCCCTACTTTTATAATCTAagatgcaaaaaatataatctgaTGCTGAAGAGGGGTAAAGAGTAAAATATCCCTGAGGGGCTAGGAGCATATAAGAATCTCAGAAGGcactgtacagaaaaaaaattttgtgtttatcaaaagagagaatgagaagaaaaaaactgagtaCCCTTATTCTAGATTATAAAAGAGTAGAGAATGTGGTACTTAGAAATGTATGGTGAAAAATACGGAGAACTGAAGCACATTCTGAAAAGAGCTCATGGTTTTTATTTGACCAGAATCCAAAACCTTTTATTtccaactaaaagaaaaataaaggaatgagaaaaatatgaaaaggagtctGTATGTGTACCTTTTGAAGCaagagacatttaaaaacaaGACATTAAAAAGGCCAAATCATACCTGCATTTATACTGTGGTTAAAGTAtcctctaaaaaacaaaaaacaaaacacttctctGAAAAACCAAGGTACTAAGTTACACACAAAGACACATGGGGGCGCTCTAACCAACAAGCAATAGCAACTACAGTTTGATTCAGAATCTTGAACTATATTTTTACTAAAGTATGATAGATGAGCATTAAATATCTGAAATAAGAAATTACTGATGACATCTGGTAAGGACCCTGGTATCCTGGTGTCTATCCTCGGTCActacatttttcttctgtttaattCAAGATCTTGCCTGAATGTTGATACAGAATTAAGTTTACTTCTGAAATACAAAAAGAGACTCTTCTAATAGTATTGGATTAGAGAGAAGCTCTTTAACTTAGCCATGAAAAGacaccatttttaaaagtatttatggaCAATTAAGGTggtaatttggagaaggaaatggcaacccactccagtattcttgcccagagaatcccagggacagagaagcctggtgggctgccgtctatggggttgcccagagttggacatgactgaagcaatgcagcagcaggGTGGTAATGAAAAATTGGTCTTGCGATAACATGACCGCAAAATACTTTTGCAACAGTTTACTTTGGCCAGTAAGTATTGCTTGCAAGTAcctttaaattctaaaaattaccTTCCTAGGCCAAAATCAATTGTCTTTTACAAACTACCTTAAAATCTAGTATAAGAATTACATGTTTCTCTAGTATAAAAGAATAAATCTCAGGCATTTAACTATTTCtatcaaattttattctttagacAAAGGCACCATCCACAATAATCAACTACCTGCTTTTATTTCAATCGGACAATCGTGATTAGAAAAGGTGAGAAGGCATCTTTACTTTCCCTTTCCATTCACTATATTTatgttactattttattttagccaatgcttaaaaaaattattcaggtTAAATACcatttgtaattttaatattaaatatctgCAACTCTGTTCTAGCTCCTGTGGCACAATTCAAGGAAATCTGATATAAATGAGTAACAACTCAACATGTATTCAACCATCCAAGATCTCTTACATGGCTTTACCGATCATTTATACCTTCCTTTGTATCATTGGTCTGTTTGGAAATTCTCTCTCCCAGtggatatttttaacaaaaatagcTAAGAAAACATCAACACACATCTACCTAGCACATCTCGTGACTGCAAACTTACTCGTGTGCAGTGCCATGCCTTTCATGGGTATCTATTTCCTGAAAGGTTTTCAGTGGGAATATCAATCTCCACAATGCAGGGTGGTCAATTTTTTGGGAACTCTATCCATGCATGTGAGTATGTTCGTCAGCCTCTTAATTTTAAGCTGGATTGCCATAAGCCGCTATGCTACCTTAATGAAAAAGGATTCCACACAAGAGACCACTTCGTGTTACGAGAAAGTATTTTACGGCCACTTGCTGAAAAAATTTCGCCAGCCCAACTTTGCTAGAAAACTGTGTGTTTACATATGGATAGTTGTTCTAGGCATAATTATTCCAATTATCATATACTACTCGGTTGAAGAGACCACAAAAGGGGAAGAGACGAAGTGCTATAATTCACAGATGGAACTAGGAGCTGAGATCTCTCAGACTGCAGGCCTCATTGGAACCACATTTATTGGGTTTTCATTTTTAGTTGTCCTAACATCATACTACTCTTTTGTCAACCATCTGAGAAAAATAAGGACTTGTACATCCATTACAGAGAAAGATCTGACTTACAGCTCTGTGAAAAGGCACCTTTTGGTCATACAGATTCTACTAATAGTTTGCTTCCTTCCATACAGCATTTTTAAACCCATTTTTTTTGTTGTACACCGAAGAGTGGACTGTCAGCAACTGAATgatttaattgaaataaaaaacatcCTCACCTGCCTTGCATCAGCCAGAAGTAGCACAGACcccattatatttctttttttagataaAACATTCAAGAAGACACTATACAATCTCTTTACAAAACCTGATGCACCCCATCTGCAACCCTCTGATTGATTTCCAAATGGAAAATACCACCAAACAGAAAACTGTTCATATGACCCTACTGGGGCCCCTAAATGACGGGTTTAACAGGTCATAGCTTGGTTGAAAATTGGCACCTAGAAAGcctctttggtttttaaaaacaaaatcaaccaaccaacaaacatAAAACTCACTTTATGGTTCTACTTAGAGTGCAAGTTGAGATGAGACTTACAGAGGCAAAAGACAAGCATATTGCAAGGAGCCCACCACATATGAAACCACCAGATGATTTTCTGTTTAAACTCAACCATGGATGCTTCTATGCAAAGCATGATAATTCAAAACTATAGGATAAAGCAGCAAATGGTTTATGACTTTCCTACTTTCTAGTAATTAGACTACAAGGGTCCATGTATGGGTAATGTATTGTTGGtaacttttaaaatgagtaaaataaaaaagtgaataagAAATTTCCTCATTTAAGTCCTATCTAAGTGTATGAATAATGTACCATAAAAAATCCAAGGTTTTATAAACACATTATTTATTTGGTATTATCCAGTCCACGATCCTGGGAGAAGCAATATTCATTGATCCCAGTATTTATTAAGTAGATGTTATTTATAAATACGCTTAAATATTTGGATTAGGCtttgtcaaaataaaaatgtcattataTGATCTTCACATTTTGTTGATTCTCCTCTGTATTCAATATAAATAATGTTATTAATGACAAACAGTACCTAGCATGTAAATGTGttcaattaatttttgtgaaatgaatgaataaatgataggCAGTATAACAGTATCACCATTGTGAGACTGGTCTCTGGAGTTAGAGTCCCTAGATTCAGTCCTAGTTCCAACTCTTACTTAGCTGGACAATCTCAGGGAAATCACCCTCTGTAAGtgttaatttcttcatttgtagaaCGGAAAAATGCTATGTAATTCACAGGTACTATTATTAAGCCAGATGACATTACTGCTATGAGTAGCTCTCATTTACTAAGCATGTGCTATGTGCTTACAGGtttcacatgtattattttaatcaTCACAACCCTGATGTATGCCAATTAACTGATGAAAACACTGAAGTGCATAGTTAAATAAGTCATCTAAAATTTTCTCCAATATCTACCTAAATATTTAAAGAGTAAGCCTTTCTTTATggtcatttctttcttagatgtAATCTTGTAAGACAAATGATGATGGCTATATTCtgtattatatacaatataattaaaaataaaaaagaatgtgtgtttattttcctaAAGAGACCATAAGCAACTTTGGAGCTTTAGTCTATTTCCTATTTCTGCTCCTATGGTACTTGTAATTGCTCGGATAAGAACCAAACATAAACAGCTGAACAAAACTGAAGCTGAATAAACCCGAACTGTAACCTGCtacttcattgctgctgctgctgctgctacatcacttcagtcgtgtccgactctgtacaaccccaaagacggcagcccaccaggctcccccgtccctgggattctccaggcaagaacactggagtggggtgccatttccttctccaatgcatgaaagtgaaagtgaaagtgaagtcgctcagttggaaACTGCTTAAAGACTCATCTATTCCCTACATGGtaatttcttcagtgctcaaaaAGAAGTTTAAAGTTAGTTCACATAGCACTCTTAAGCCTTTCATCTCATAGCATGTTTTGTTGCagaatttaaaatgtagaaacaatTGACATTACACAGAAACAAATCTGTG from Bubalus bubalis isolate 160015118507 breed Murrah chromosome X, NDDB_SH_1, whole genome shotgun sequence encodes the following:
- the GPR82 gene encoding probable G-protein coupled receptor 82; this encodes MSNNSTCIQPSKISYMALPIIYTFLCIIGLFGNSLSQWIFLTKIAKKTSTHIYLAHLVTANLLVCSAMPFMGIYFLKGFQWEYQSPQCRVVNFLGTLSMHVSMFVSLLILSWIAISRYATLMKKDSTQETTSCYEKVFYGHLLKKFRQPNFARKLCVYIWIVVLGIIIPIIIYYSVEETTKGEETKCYNSQMELGAEISQTAGLIGTTFIGFSFLVVLTSYYSFVNHLRKIRTCTSITEKDLTYSSVKRHLLVIQILLIVCFLPYSIFKPIFFVVHRRVDCQQLNDLIEIKNILTCLASARSSTDPIIFLFLDKTFKKTLYNLFTKPDAPHLQPSD